The DNA region AGTATCCCTATtcacacataatttttttctgaatattgaaaatatattttctacagGATAGAATAAAGCTTATTTTACCCATCCAAAATGTACATTTGTTGCTAAGAGAAAAAGGAAACTAACGTAAATGTAGAAACTTCACACATACTCAAGTTAGAGTAAAGAGACAGACGTAGACTGTTTGaattttgctattatttttattgatatttgaaCTTTTTTCTTCGGATATTACTGAATAACCTGAAGGTTTTTTGATTGTTATGTATCAGTATGTATCAGTAGTTGTTGAAACGTACTTGAAACATTCAAGTCTCATAAAAACTACTCGTTTAATTTAGTTGTTTTTGTCACCCAAAGTCTACTGTATTTACACAGTCATTATTATTccagtttaaaatattgaagtaCTGGCAAAGACTAGTGatctgtttattttaataattaagagCAATAATAAGGAATAAAGTCTCAGAGTAAACACAGATCGTTGCGTTGCGAGATAATACGCTAAGCCGAAACTCGTATCGTGAGAAAATAATCATGAAGATAAGATATTAGAACTCTAGGTACTCAAGTCAGCATACTTACAGCAGCTATAGCGTTAGAATACTATTTCAATTATATCTCCTGTAGATTTATTGGATCAAATTTAGAACTTCTTCCTACTGATATAACACTATAAACATAGTGGGATGACTAGAAAAACTTATCAAATGAAattggaaaacaaaatttggCTTTAagcttttctcttttttttttatccttcaCTTGGAGTTACAGTCTTACGTTTCTACTTTCCTAATCGCAGAATATGCTCCAATATTATGAGAAATTTAGTTATTTGCTTCATTTTAGTAAAATCACAAATTACTGTAACCTATATAATATGGATCTCGAATCTCCGTCGTGTTTTCAATACTTAAGGTACAATTTGGTTAAGGTACCAAAGCATCCCATATTTTAGCAAGCGTATTTAGGAGAGTTATCAGTACTTTGTTTGTTTAGATAAATTGCATTTGAGTATTGTAGCGTTCACGACCgttatatgtaaattaaaacaatcgaaaataaccaactaatttatttacacatttcaCTATTCATACTATTTCTacaatcaatttatttacacataatactcacgactactagaaatattgtttactgtatttatttacaactacatatttaaatctcgcgccaatatttcgaacTTTACTTGACTGAACTGATAACTGACAACTATCGGTAAtccggctccttatatactcggcagaatgCAATGTTCCGGAAGATTCCTGCTAAACTtcgagatgtcgtgcggtgtacCACTTGTATCATTCGAATTCGTATACGAAAGAATACTCGGCATCTGTGTAGTGCTTCTGATACCATTTCCGCGATGTCGCAGATTACCACGATAATCAAATGCAAATCGATTCTCGCTTTTGCAGGGCTTTTGCGTTATCATAAAATTACCATAAATCGGGGAAAAgaactaaaattgaaataaattaaaaagtgggTGCAAGGTTATACGAATTATATAGACCATCAATAAAAGTCTTAAAGAATTGAATACCTGGATACCAGCTCAtgttgttttctaaaataataagaaagagAGTGAGGATctctacatttttaataaaaattgtagaagCGTTATAAGCAAATTCACAAGTAAAAAATTAGGACAGTctgaaaaagataaattaaaaattatgctaAGGTCTTTTGACTGAACATAACTTTTCAACGAGGTAAATATGAAAAAGCTGATTTATCAGACTGTGATAGTATAAAGTATCTAAGCTTAAGGCTCGTTGAAAATCGGCCCTCCTTGTCTGAcctaatatttattgtttacttACGCAGAACAAAACCTAACGAGATGGTCCTTTCTCACTGAGATAGCCACAACGTTAAATTGTTGGCGCAAAAACCCTTATCTGACTTGAGAAattattcaagatattttataaGATTGCCATAGTTTTTATCTTTAGTTATGTATTATACTTATGTATTTAGTTATGTTAtagttatgtaaattatttaaatttaaataattactatataatagacatattaattttaagattataaatcattgttttttatcttgCTCTCGCTCTTTGAGCCCCCTACTATCATTTGTATAAATGTATAACCCACAagtagtttcttttttattgattctAAGAAAGCTCTAATATAATACGGAATGTATTTAATTGCTTCATTTAATTAGAATCAGGAATTACTGGGATCTAGATGCGAAACATACGATATATATCTCGACTTATCGCGTTCGCACTACTGTAGGTACCAGAGCATCATATATTTTAGCACGCAATTTTAAGTATTATAGGTTTCAGTATTTTGTCTACGCATAGACTTTACCCTTAACTTTTGATTGTGAACTTGATAAATTGAATTTacttagggttctacttactctttttgttattttcactTATAGTGTTCAGTTTTTAGTAGCTCATCTTGTTTGAAAGCCCCataatttaggttattttattgcaaatccttatagtttaaatattctGGAATTCGTATACTTGCTTGCGTTGACTATCAGTATTCTCTTGAAACTATTGGTCTTTAGCGGCAAAATTAATGTAGAAAATAAAGAACTTATAGAACTTATAGAACCATTCTAGAGCTCTTGCGCTTTATTTGGTTGTACAAGTAAGGAAAAAGGACAGACCTACCagattttgtataaattattggCGACTGAATTATATTACTAAGAAAGATAATTATCCTAtgccaagaattgacgacaacGCTATGAGGTTCACAATGGTTTTCACGCTGAATAAGAGTGGATACTGACAGGGAAAAATGCATCAGAAGACAAGAAAAAGATTGCATGTCTGACTGAAACAgaactttggcagtttacagtcatGCTCTTTGGACTCTGTAATGATACAGCCACCTTTAAACGGATTATGAATACTGTGTTATGTGAAATGACTTGGTTATCATGCTTAGTTTATCTGGTTGGCGTCATTatactgggaaaaacatttaaagaatatttaaaaagtatttgttaagcTTCGAGAGGCCAAGTCCtaagaatttttgtttatttcaaaaagaagctCAATACCTCAACTATGTAATATCAAAAAATGCAGTGATGCAATAAATGTTGGAATTAAATCCGTcctttcacaaaaatatgaagatggaaAGCGAGTAATAGCTTAAAACGCTATCAAAGTCAAAAAGGAACGACTGTGTGACCAAACGTGGGCTATTGGGAGCAGTAAAAgatattgaacatttccattaatatttgtatagtCAACGAGTCATTCTTAGGATTGACCATGCTTCTATTAAATTGATGTTTCactataaaaactttaaacgaTAAATAGCAGGGGGGCTTCAACGGCTACAAGGGGCTATAAGAGTATCTTTTTAAGCCATAAtgaaaaaggaaaaactaaAAGATTACCGGGCTCAATGAAAGCgtaaatgcaaaagaaaaaacatactTGGCAGTTCTCGAAAACGGATTCCACAAGTTCTTGAAGCTATCCATGGTGGTATCAGCAGAGGACATTTTGATATATGAGCTATTCCTCGTTcaacaacaaacaaattttaaaaaagcgcTTTTCGCCTGTTCAATGTCACCAATCTACGATCATTGTGGGCATACAGCCAAAGTCAATATTAATCTTAAAACACGatccatttttcattttttattccgTTCTTCGCCCTAGTTTCCCCGTGCAttgaaacattttaatttatgacGAAAACTGACAGGTAGTACTTATCTTGGGCGACGTCTTATAAGCCCGTAGGAATGAATTCGATGATATATACCATATACTGCGAAATTCGTCTATTCTAGTCTAGTATTGTTTATTGAAGAGTACTTTAAGATTGATAGGAAGCTTTTTTTATGAAAGAGGATGACAACGATgataatctttaaattttagcTCTGCCGTTGGCTTAGGTCGTCTTAGATATCTGATGTTCCTCACGTTCCTCTTATCAGTGTCTTTAACAATGAATAATAGtagtaataaaatttactttattgtcTTCGACTTCTTCAAACTcttggtttaattaaaataattatttagctACAATTCGCATACAAATACTATTTACAGAAATTAATAATAGTGAAGTTGGTAATATGaatgtaaaaacaaaatatagcaGCAAAATATAGTTAGCTAGTTACTTCCTTGGCCTGAGCAATAAACCGTTCTGATCTAAAATATGATTGTATAAGTATATTGTGACCTGAAGTGAAAAATGTGACATTTTCATACGTATGTGTATTAGGatcattaaaagtaaatttgaaaattccaatattttaatcaatatttttcaaatttctcggcaaatctatatttttaaattatgtgtatcCTCAGTTTAGTGTAGCTCTAggttaaattaatacattttaatttaaagtgcGTTGTAAAATTACACATTTGTTTGATACAATCCCCATAAAATCTTGGTTCACTCACTCTAAATTTATTTAGCACCCTATTTCCAAGTACGTTTGAGATATAAATCGCAACCTTTTCATAATTACAAAAACTGCTATTAAATAACAAACTCGTAGCCTTACttatatattgaaatttaaaattttcataagaGAAGATATCAGTGCTAATAACTCCATTAACTGCACCGAAGTGAAGTAAGGTAAACAGAGCCCATCGTGGCGAAAATTTATTACCTCGATCCAGGTTAACGAATTTGACGTTGCGTGGCCTCCCTCCCGAAGTCTAAATTACAAGTTATTGATTCCTCCAGGAGCCCAAAACGGATTAAGAAACTTTGCGAGCTTCAAGTTTTGGACACACAGCTTCGTGATTAAGTGGGCTGGACCTCAGTGACACAAACAATTTAATGCCTATATACGCTGTAGACTCGCGCGTGTGAGTGCCCCCGTAGATTTACTTTAGTAGCTCGACAAAGTTTACTTAACTGGCTTAAATTTGCTAAGACTATGAACGCTTCCAAACCTTCAAATCTAAGCTTATTTTaacttgtaaataatgttttccTTATTACTTTAAATGTAGACATTTCCCAATACTTATTACAGGCATTATTACAAGTATGCAttgtgtaatttaaaatattaaagaagtaTTTACAAGGAGTGTATGtttgaatgattttatttttttagctaaGAAATTAGGAGATTTAAGACATATGTTGATATAGACTTTCCTTTTTGAACTCACCCAAGAACttacactttttattattgatacataattaataaacaccctgtatatttttttaagctataCTACCTTAATTATATAAAGGGTATTTAATCAGGAATTACAAAAGcgacaaaaattattattgaaaagaaaaaagtgtTATCAGAAAGTATTATATGGAGCATAGATTCGAAGTTGTTTTTATCTAGACATCGTCCACGCTTAATTTTCTCTTGTTAGTATACATTTAGGAGTATTACTAATACGCGACCAAGCATTAATAATTAAGCCctgttaaatttttcattacGTTGTCAAAAAAGAACCCTTTAAAGTTCCACTTGATTAAGTCACCATTtcaatagttaattaatttttaacccgTTATCGTCACCTGGTTTAATATAAGAAGAGCTAAAAGGCGTGAAGGAAGACACATGTCTGTCAATGACAGTTGGTaggaaatattctttttaaaaaagagttaattaattttattatgaaatgaTTGATAGGGACTAAAATTCTTACTTAATTAACTTCGAGGTTCATGtgagtttaaattaaaataaatataaatgattaaatatagATCTATTAAAGTTAAGTcccattataataaaaacatatttttttagaaaattatactTCTAATGAATAGAAACTACTTCTAATTCTGGAAAGATAAAAAACCTGTAACTTACCAGAAGGCATAAAGGGATAAatgcaaatgcctggaaaatatatgtaaattattcatattacctgaaaaatattaagaatgaaTTACggagaaattaattaaaagaaattcagCATTCAGCCTTTGTTTTTGGtcagaatttgattttttggctAAGCCTAAGTCGTACATATatcaatttttaactttatacatttttctgtATGACTCAATGACTTCACtagatttacattttaaaatgatttctttGGATTTGGTTGCCATTCGATTACATGCATTTTTGTTTATGCTTAGCAAGAATCCCGATGGATTCTCATAAGTATATTTGTGACtccgttattttaaaatttagtcttGTTTCCAAGCTCGTTGTcttaattttttgggtttttgacCGTTTtccactatttatttttttacactatttatttatttaatttttttactattttattgttAACAATAGTTTAAAATAGTGTTTGTGGCTGCATATATTATGGAATgtagttattattattgttattattattttagtccCTATTATTGTAGGAATCGAAGAAATGTATAAGGTTACCAATTTGGCTGACCCCTAAAGTTCTTTCGAGACGATATCGTCTATTAGTTTACCTGCTGTTTCCAAGGTTGATTGACACAGCAGAGTTTGCCAAACATTATACCGCCATAAAAGACGTTAAAAGTTTAATCCGGTTCTCGTGTCTCGCCGCACTAATTACATATATAGAcaactattgttttattttgccTCTAATTCCAATAACAATTAAAGTGATTTAAAGTGTTTGAATTGTGCATTTGTCGTAACATACAGACACAGGCACttctaaattgaaaatataaaaatagcttTGCCggcatatttttatattagttagtGCCGTCGTATCAGTTTAGTTGGGAATACCGGAGTGGTCCAGTGAACGAGCGCAAAATGATTGATTTCGGACTTTTAAAGGATGTTTGGATTCAATTAGTTGCTACTTTTCTAGGTAATTTTATTTCCAAGTATATAATTAAGAATTTCGCTTAAAATTGACTCTAGTTAATAAGACTATTATTAAAactagttatttttataattaattcttttaaattttgaaacaattttctAAGGTGAATTTTTCATTGACTGAGTCATTTTCCTTTAATCTCGTTTTTTTCTTTCACTACGTataatgaaaaagaaattacttgaaataaataattcttttaaggCAGTTAAAGTAACTCATCTGCTCCTGGAAGTTTTACTAAAGttagaaataatgaaaaatagttattatttCATTAAGCAATTGCAATCGTTTAAAATTAAGTTCTGGTagttaaaagcaatattttaataattcaaatttaaataaaggcaatataataatattaattaagaaattgaAGCCTATCTTTTTACAAGTAAGCACCGATAATGTCATATCATATCAAGAAAGAGCCATCATCTTAAGCGTAGAATAGGGGTcattaatttccataaaaatagtATAAGATAGGTACCTTTACTCTTTTGAAGTACataacggtaatattgtttagtttattgttaagattccttgtgtcggtggaattaacaatgcgatcgagcgacGTTACAATGTTgctgcctttttctctaatatacgttaccTGCATTCGTTTAACTTTGAGTATTCACTTCtatcatatttcatttaaaaaatgcttcatattttattaaagaggtagTATagttttgtgcctgtcaaaataagtgacaaattttaattactttataaagtgtttttcttGCTATTTCTATACAAGTATTCggcatcattgcatcaaagATGCTGCAAGCAAATAAACTGCCcttagttccacggcaatgctattTCTAGCCTTTAAATATTCTAACCTAAAAGTAAATAGATATATCTGTACATATTTTACATAAAGTTGCTAGCAGTAGTataaatttattgctatttaCTAGAGTTCTGCTATTTAACTAGCTAAATAGCAGAGAGAACCCTATTTTCACAGATGTCACCACCTGGTTTGACCATTTTACTTCCAAGAGTTtatcacttatttattaaattataaaatcaacaGTGAATGCTTTGACCAATAACATACAACTTTGTAtacatcttttgataaaaaagttaatcttGGTGACCCAATCATGGAAAACAATACTATAAATTTGTTAAGCCTTACAACTCCTGAATCTTCTGCATCGGGGATTGATAAAATGTAGCAACGAGATAACTTGTAAAATTTCTGACCCTTGTACTATGCTACAGCTGCTTATGGATCTAAGATTATTGTCTCAGTTTTGGTAGACTAGGACATTTGATTCTATTGGTCAAAGGTTTTGAAATCTATTGGGTTGGGTCCACTAGCAATAAGGAAAAATATATGTTCCTCTATAAGTATTACTGTTGGTTTACTGCAATGATTAATACTAGGTCCTATACTATATTTACCCACATAATACATACAAATTTTGAATTCTGTAACGTTATTAACTAATCAAGCTATAACTAAACTACATAAATGCCGATATTGATAAGCCTCTTTAGATGTTAAGTCAAAATGGCCTTaagataaatgcaaaaaagaCTACTTTTACTAGGTACGAAAAAAATTTCCGTAAAGTTAATCAAGAAGAGTGATATAATTTCGATAGATTACAACTTAATCTACAACTTTTCTTTCCAGGTACTTTATTGTGTCTAGCTAACGGTATGGCTTACGGCTGGACCTCTCCTATGATTCCGTACTTCACTAGTCCTGAGTCTCACATCCCCATAACTCACGCCGAAGGAGACTGGTTTGAAACTTTAATCTTTGTTGGTGCGGCATGTGGACTACCTGGGACCGTCTTTGTGGTAGACTTCTTTGGAAGGCGTGGTTCTACGATCTTGGCTGCTGTACTATGCGCTGTCTGCTGGCTCATGACCTTATTCGGCACTCATATCTACGTGATCTATGCGGCCAGATTCTTTTTCGGAATGGGCGGAAATATGTGCTTCATCAGTGTTCCAATGTACATAGCCGAGATTGCTGATAGTAGAATCAGAGGATTCTTGAGCACTTGCAGTTATTTGATGATGCTAACTGGAATTTTAGTGGTGTATTCCACTGGAGCATTACTTCCATATTATGTGGCACCTACTATAGGTGTCATCTTGTCTGTATGTGAGTTCGTATTCTTTCCGTTTATGCCTGAGTcgccttattattatttacataagGGACAAGAAGAAAAGGCTAAAAAAGCTTTGCAAAGACTTAGAACAGACCCTGTAAAAACTGAACAAGAATtcagagaaataaaaaaagcgaTTGAAAGACAGTTAATGGAAAGGGGACGTCCCAGAGACCTTTTTGAAATTCCTAGTAACCGTAAGGGAGTATTAATTTCCTTACTTTTAAATACTGCACAGCATTTTATTGGAATAAGCGTGATGTTAATGAACGTTCACATAATTTTACAAGATGCAGGTTCAATTTATATGTCGCCGTCGACAGCGGCAATAATTTTTGCTGTTACAATGCTCATTGGGGCGTGTATAGCTTCTACTATCATCGACAGATTTGGTAGAAAATTCTTAATTATTACGTCGGCAGTTGCCACAGGCATTGCCCTCGTAATTCTAGCgacatattttcaaattaaaaacacGGGATACGACGTGTCTGGAGTCAGCTGGATTCCATTGGCATGTGTAATGACATATGCAGCGACATTTAAAACGGGAATGGGTATAGTACCTATAGTCATAGTTGGCGAGATATTTCCAACAACAGTGAAAGCCATGGGGATGACACTGGCGGACGTCTTCTATGTTATAGCGGGAATCGCTTCACTAAACATATTTTCTTGGACATTTGAGACTTTTGGCATGCAAGTGCCTATGTATTTGTTTAGTTTATGTAGCTTTACCGCTGCTGTCTCTGTGTACTTCTACATTCCAGAAACCAAGGGTAAAACCCTGGATGAGATTCAACTGATGCTTAAAGGTCATAGTGAGGTAGAAGAGAAACTAAGTTGTGAGGATGTAACTAGAAATAATGTCGTagtataataatgaaatattagaaTTAGTTAAAAGGAACttgtgataatattttaaaagacgaaaatataatttttggtttatagatagtgtattatttttaaagttagataaaatttgcctatatagtattttttttaaatttaggaacTAAATAAGGAATCCTAAGTTTTGGGTATTACCACTAGtgattttttatagtttcttcaccttataaacataatttttaaagatgctgGTCAGTTGGTTTTTATCATGATTATTAAACATACTCACACATATATATCATTTACAAATTActtagtaaacaaaaaattaaaagtacttaATCAAACCATAGCTTTATTTtagtgaaattaattaaaaaagtctttatcACAAATTTGGTCagtttgctttaaattttaacagaagcaACAAAGTTTAAGATCTGCCCTAatcaataaataacattttcaatgttacattttctaaacaattatttattacaaatttcaaAACTGAACTGCGGGGCACAAAATGCAACTAGGAATAATACTACAGAGTGATTTACAGCTCAGTCTATATACTTATCTGTTATATAGGATACCTTCTATAATGTTAAATAATCAATTGATTTATTCTACTTTATTACCGAGATGCAGGGTGATTATCGTA from Anthonomus grandis grandis chromosome 8, icAntGran1.3, whole genome shotgun sequence includes:
- the LOC126739142 gene encoding facilitated trehalose transporter Tret1-like; its protein translation is MIDFGLLKDVWIQLVATFLGTLLCLANGMAYGWTSPMIPYFTSPESHIPITHAEGDWFETLIFVGAACGLPGTVFVVDFFGRRGSTILAAVLCAVCWLMTLFGTHIYVIYAARFFFGMGGNMCFISVPMYIAEIADSRIRGFLSTCSYLMMLTGILVVYSTGALLPYYVAPTIGVILSVCEFVFFPFMPESPYYYLHKGQEEKAKKALQRLRTDPVKTEQEFREIKKAIERQLMERGRPRDLFEIPSNRKGVLISLLLNTAQHFIGISVMLMNVHIILQDAGSIYMSPSTAAIIFAVTMLIGACIASTIIDRFGRKFLIITSAVATGIALVILATYFQIKNTGYDVSGVSWIPLACVMTYAATFKTGMGIVPIVIVGEIFPTTVKAMGMTLADVFYVIAGIASLNIFSWTFETFGMQVPMYLFSLCSFTAAVSVYFYIPETKGKTLDEIQLMLKGHSEVEEKLSCEDVTRNNVVV